A part of Rhinatrema bivittatum chromosome 16, aRhiBiv1.1, whole genome shotgun sequence genomic DNA contains:
- the LOC115077213 gene encoding olfactory receptor 11G2-like: MERYNATTVNEFVLLGFHFGLLQQTLFFMGLLFMYILAIMSNILIIAVVKENYHLHKPMYFFLSNFSFLEICYITTTLPKILTDSLRKKKTISAAGCFVQFYFFFTFAAIEHFFLMIMAYDRYVAICSPLRYTIIMTEKVCLRLALGCWGMGALVILLPVIGLSRMSFCGSLEIDHIFCDFLPLMKFACKRGSVTENSFLFLAWFIVPSCFVFIMASYGHIITTVLKMSSTAGQSKAFSTCVSHLSVVFIFYGTVIFMYVRPSAGYSYYLEKEVSLCYIVVTPLLNPMIYSLRNNEMREALAKAAKKCKGLTGKPGIQSLASQ; encoded by the coding sequence ATGGAGAGATACAACGCCACCACTGTGAATGAGTTTGTGTTACTGGGGTTCCACTTTGGACTTCTTCAGCAGACCCTATTCTTCATGGGACTCCTCTTCATGTACATTTTAGCCATCATGTCCAATATCCTCATCATTGCAGTGGTAAAGGAGAATTACCATCTCCACAAAcccatgtatttcttcctctCCAACTTCTCCTTCCTAGAGATCTGTTACATCACAACCACGTTGCCTAAAATTCTGACGGATAGCCTGAGAAAGAAAAAGACCATTTCAGCTGCTGGTTGCTTTGTccaattttatttcttctttaccTTTGCAGCCATAGAGCACTTCTTTCTCATGATCATGGCCTATGACCGTTATGTAGCCATCTGCAGTCCTTTGCGATATACGATCATCATGACTGAAAAAGTGTGCCTCAGGCTGGCTTTGGGGTGCTGGGGCATGGGTGCATTGGTTATACTTTTGCCAGTCATTGGTTTGTCCAGAATGAGCTTCTGTGGCTCTCTTGAGATTGATCATATATTCTGTGACTTTCTACCTCTTATGAAATTTGCCTGCAAGAGAGGCTCAGTCACAGAAAACAGCTTTCTCTTTCTTGCCTGGTTCATAGTGCCAAGCTGCTTCGTTTTCATAATGGCATCTTATGGTCACATCATCACCACTGTACTGAAAATGTCCTCTACCGCAGGGCAGAGCAAGGCCTTTTCTACCTGTGTCTCCCACCTCTCAGTGGTCTTTATCTTCTATGGGACTGTCATTTTCATGTATGTAAGGCCCTCAGCTGGTTATTCCTACTACTTGGAGAAAGAGGTATCTCTTTGCTATATAGTGGTGACTCCACTGTTGAATCCCATGATCTACAGCCTCAGAAACAATGAGATGAGGGAGGCTTTGGCCAAAGCAGCAAAGAAGTGCAAAGGTTTGACAGGGAAGCCTGGAATCCAGAGCCTAGCTTCTCAGTAG